The Fortiea contorta PCC 7126 genome has a segment encoding these proteins:
- the ilvD gene encoding dihydroxy-acid dehydratase, translating into MSENLRSQVVTQGVQRAPNRAMLRAVGFRDEDFNKAIVGIANGYSTITPCNMGINQLAQRAEAGVKSAGAMPQMFGTITISDGISMGTEGMKYSLVSREVIADAIETACTGQSMDGVLAIGGCDKNMPGAMIAIARMNIPAIFVYGGTIKPGHYNGKDLTLVSAFEAVGQFSAGKIDSDELLAVESLACPGAGSCGGMYTANTMSSAFEALGMSLPYSSTMAAEDAEKADSTEKSASVLVEAIRKQILPRQIITRKSIENAISVIMAVGGSTNGVLHFLAIAHAAGVELTLDDFEIIRARVPVLCDLKPSGKYVATDLHKVGGIPLVMKMLLVHGLLHEDCLTISGETIAEVLADIPETPAADQDVIRPWHNPMYAQGHLAILKGNLATEGAVAKITGVKKPVITGPARVFESEEASLDAILAGKIQAGDILVIRYEGPKGGPGMREMLAPTSAIIGAGLGDTVGLITDGRFSGGTYGIVVGHVAPEAAVGGAIALVKEGDSITIDAPSRLLQLNISDAELAQRRADWQAPAPRYTKGVLGKYAKLVSSSSVGAVTDLDLFKN; encoded by the coding sequence ATGTCGGAGAACTTAAGAAGCCAAGTTGTCACTCAAGGGGTGCAGAGAGCGCCTAATCGCGCTATGCTGCGTGCAGTTGGTTTTCGGGATGAAGATTTTAATAAAGCCATTGTGGGTATTGCCAATGGTTATAGTACTATAACTCCCTGCAATATGGGGATTAATCAACTAGCGCAAAGAGCAGAAGCTGGGGTGAAAAGCGCTGGGGCAATGCCGCAGATGTTCGGTACAATTACCATTAGTGACGGAATTTCAATGGGAACCGAGGGAATGAAATACTCCCTCGTGTCGCGGGAGGTAATTGCAGATGCCATCGAAACCGCCTGTACTGGACAAAGCATGGACGGTGTTTTGGCGATTGGCGGTTGTGATAAAAATATGCCTGGGGCAATGATTGCGATCGCTCGCATGAATATTCCCGCTATCTTTGTTTATGGTGGGACAATTAAACCCGGACACTACAACGGCAAAGATTTAACTCTTGTCAGTGCTTTTGAAGCAGTAGGTCAATTCAGCGCCGGTAAAATTGACAGCGACGAACTCTTAGCAGTGGAAAGTCTGGCTTGTCCTGGTGCTGGTTCTTGTGGTGGAATGTACACTGCCAACACCATGTCTTCGGCTTTTGAAGCTTTGGGGATGAGTCTACCTTATTCTTCAACAATGGCGGCTGAGGATGCAGAGAAAGCCGACAGTACGGAAAAATCAGCTTCCGTTTTAGTAGAAGCTATCCGCAAGCAAATACTCCCCCGCCAGATTATAACTCGCAAATCCATCGAAAATGCAATTTCTGTAATCATGGCTGTGGGTGGTTCCACAAATGGCGTTTTGCACTTTTTGGCGATCGCTCACGCTGCGGGTGTGGAACTCACACTCGATGATTTTGAAATTATCCGTGCCCGTGTGCCAGTGTTGTGTGATTTGAAACCCAGCGGCAAGTATGTAGCCACGGATTTGCACAAAGTCGGGGGAATTCCCCTAGTGATGAAAATGCTGTTGGTACATGGATTATTACACGAGGACTGCTTGACAATTAGCGGCGAAACCATCGCCGAAGTCCTCGCAGATATCCCAGAAACACCAGCCGCAGACCAAGATGTCATCCGTCCTTGGCACAACCCAATGTATGCTCAAGGTCACTTAGCGATTCTTAAAGGTAATTTAGCGACAGAAGGGGCTGTAGCGAAAATTACCGGGGTAAAAAAACCTGTAATCACTGGCCCTGCTAGAGTGTTTGAATCAGAAGAAGCTTCTTTAGATGCAATTTTGGCAGGGAAAATCCAAGCAGGCGACATCCTCGTCATCCGCTATGAAGGACCGAAAGGCGGCCCCGGTATGCGGGAAATGCTCGCCCCCACCTCAGCCATCATCGGTGCGGGTTTAGGTGATACTGTCGGGTTAATTACCGACGGGCGATTTTCTGGCGGTACTTATGGTATAGTGGTTGGGCATGTTGCACCGGAAGCTGCGGTGGGTGGTGCGATCGCTCTGGTTAAAGAAGGCGATAGCATCACTATAGATGCGCCATCCCGTCTACTGCAACTCAATATATCCGACGCCGAACTAGCCCAGCGCCGCGCTGATTGGCAAGCCCCCGCCCCACGTTACACTAAAGGTGTATTAGGGAAATACGCTAAATTGGTATCTTCTAGCAGCGTTGGTGCAGTCACAGATTTGGATTTGTTTAAAAATTAG
- a CDS encoding primary-amine oxidase — protein sequence MIKHLKQFFKLVIFLIVFVSFFIGFKVTLSAQTPKISHPLTALTTAEITTAVAVIKQDKKLSEMAVFPLITLQEPDKTEVVNFTAGQPFQRKAFLVVYERAKNQTYESVVDLKTKTLSFWKQITNVQPAIVNLEYQLANKLVKSDPQWQTAMRKRGITDFNRVQISCWAPGILNKQEQDAGNRLCRALSYYKTGCNYYGSPIEGVIANVDLNTNKIASFVDTGIVPFSRENWNYNSKSLISLKALKILQPDGKNFQIQGNEVSWQGWKFRYIMHPRDGLVLYQVTYKDGEKIRPVLYRASLSEMVVPYGDPQPNWAFRNAFDVGEYNFGSLANTMELGKEIPENGLLLDAVLANEKGEPAVIPGMIGIYERDHGMLWKHYEYNTQRNDVRRRRELVMTMTAAIDNYDYSLNWIFHQDGTLEIQNELTGIVLAQGTAAEKQSENNPYGRLIAKNIFGVNHQHFFNYRLDLDVDGQANSVMEMNVQALPMNQDNPWGNAIALQETPLTTETAAVRDLDMKQSREWMIVSADKKNSLGAATGYMLMPGSNSIFLPVEGANIRQKAGFATHHVWVTKYQPNELYAGGNYPNQTQPGQGLPQYIADNQSLTNQDIVMWYTMGVTHVPKPEDWPVMPTHRVGFKLVPRGFFNRNPAINVVMQN from the coding sequence ATGATTAAACACCTCAAACAGTTTTTTAAATTAGTTATTTTTCTTATCGTCTTTGTTTCTTTCTTCATTGGATTTAAAGTCACATTATCTGCTCAAACACCAAAGATTTCTCATCCTTTAACTGCATTAACTACAGCGGAAATCACCACAGCCGTTGCAGTTATCAAACAGGATAAAAAACTCAGTGAAATGGCAGTTTTTCCCTTAATTACCTTACAGGAACCAGATAAAACCGAGGTTGTCAATTTCACTGCTGGTCAACCTTTTCAAAGAAAAGCTTTTTTGGTAGTCTATGAACGTGCAAAAAACCAAACCTACGAAAGTGTAGTTGATTTAAAAACTAAAACCTTAAGTTTTTGGAAACAGATAACCAATGTCCAACCAGCAATAGTTAATCTAGAATATCAACTAGCAAATAAACTGGTTAAATCTGATCCGCAATGGCAAACAGCGATGCGAAAAAGAGGAATTACAGATTTTAATCGAGTGCAAATTAGTTGCTGGGCGCCGGGAATTTTAAATAAACAAGAACAAGACGCAGGTAATCGTCTTTGTCGAGCTTTATCTTATTATAAAACTGGTTGTAATTATTACGGCAGCCCAATTGAAGGTGTAATTGCCAATGTGGATTTAAATACCAATAAAATTGCTAGTTTTGTAGATACTGGGATAGTTCCTTTTTCTAGGGAAAATTGGAATTATAATAGTAAATCACTGATATCATTAAAAGCGTTAAAAATACTGCAACCAGACGGTAAAAATTTTCAAATTCAAGGCAATGAAGTTAGTTGGCAAGGTTGGAAGTTTCGTTATATAATGCATCCCCGTGATGGGTTAGTATTGTATCAAGTAACTTACAAAGATGGAGAGAAAATTAGACCAGTTCTATACCGCGCTAGCCTTTCAGAAATGGTAGTTCCCTATGGCGACCCTCAACCTAATTGGGCTTTTAGAAATGCTTTTGATGTAGGGGAATACAACTTCGGTTCTCTTGCTAACACAATGGAATTAGGAAAAGAAATTCCTGAGAATGGTTTATTATTAGACGCGGTTTTGGCTAATGAAAAAGGAGAACCAGCAGTCATACCAGGAATGATTGGGATTTACGAGCGAGATCATGGTATGCTCTGGAAGCATTATGAATATAATACTCAACGAAACGATGTGCGGCGGCGTCGAGAATTAGTCATGACCATGACGGCGGCGATTGACAATTATGATTACAGCCTCAATTGGATTTTTCATCAAGACGGGACATTGGAAATTCAAAATGAGTTGACAGGTATTGTATTAGCCCAGGGAACCGCTGCAGAAAAACAATCTGAAAATAATCCTTATGGGCGCTTAATAGCAAAGAATATTTTTGGTGTAAATCATCAGCACTTTTTCAATTACCGCTTAGATTTAGATGTTGATGGTCAGGCTAATTCAGTGATGGAAATGAATGTGCAAGCCTTACCTATGAATCAGGATAACCCATGGGGAAATGCGATCGCACTTCAAGAAACCCCGCTAACCACAGAAACTGCGGCTGTGCGGGACTTGGACATGAAACAAAGTCGAGAATGGATGATTGTCAGTGCAGACAAAAAGAATAGCTTAGGGGCAGCAACTGGATATATGCTAATGCCAGGAAGCAACAGTATATTTTTACCTGTAGAAGGTGCAAATATCCGCCAAAAAGCTGGTTTTGCAACTCACCATGTTTGGGTGACGAAATATCAACCAAATGAACTTTATGCAGGTGGTAATTATCCCAACCAAACTCAGCCTGGACAGGGTTTACCTCAATATATTGCTGATAATCAATCCTTAACAAATCAAGATATTGTAATGTGGTACACGATGGGAGTTACCCACGTTCCCAAACCAGAAGACTGGCCTGTAATGCCAACTCATCGAGTAGGTTTTAAGCTAGTTCCTAGAGGTTTTTTTAATCGCAATCCAGCAATCAATGTAGTGATGCAAAATTGA
- a CDS encoding DNA/RNA non-specific endonuclease, whose protein sequence is MKIRRCLSVAALLTLLIGCLPAQSQELPTIQLAPSISVHLLLGNPSSASPTSITPDNYLMVKSQYALSYNRSKGTANWASWQLNSSWLGDAERQNNFRPDSTLPVGWERVTPAMYTGSGYDRGHIAPSADRTKTKEDNAATFLMTNMMPQSADNNRNTWGNLEDYCRELIAQGKELYIVAGPFGSLGEPLKGKVTVPQTTWKIVVVLDKPGSALKDITATTRIIAVNIPNQQGINSDWRTYKVSVDELEKLTGYNFLSNISPNIQEVIESKVDNL, encoded by the coding sequence ATGAAAATTCGTCGTTGTTTGAGTGTAGCGGCTTTACTCACCCTTCTCATTGGCTGTTTACCCGCTCAATCCCAAGAACTACCTACCATCCAACTCGCACCGTCAATTAGTGTACATTTACTCTTAGGAAATCCCAGCAGCGCTAGTCCCACAAGCATCACACCAGATAATTACCTAATGGTCAAAAGCCAATATGCACTTTCCTATAACCGTAGCAAAGGAACAGCTAACTGGGCAAGCTGGCAACTTAACTCCTCATGGTTAGGAGACGCAGAGCGTCAAAACAACTTTCGCCCCGACAGCACATTACCCGTAGGTTGGGAGCGCGTCACTCCGGCAATGTATACTGGTTCCGGTTACGACCGAGGACATATTGCACCTTCTGCAGACCGCACCAAAACAAAAGAAGATAATGCAGCGACTTTCCTCATGACTAACATGATGCCCCAAAGTGCCGATAATAACCGCAACACATGGGGAAATTTAGAAGACTATTGTCGAGAATTAATCGCCCAGGGTAAAGAACTTTATATCGTCGCTGGGCCTTTCGGGAGCTTAGGTGAACCATTAAAAGGTAAAGTCACAGTTCCGCAAACAACCTGGAAAATAGTTGTGGTTTTAGACAAACCCGGTTCTGCACTTAAAGATATCACCGCTACCACTCGCATTATTGCCGTTAATATTCCCAATCAACAAGGAATTAACAGCGACTGGAGAACTTATAAAGTCAGCGTTGACGAATTAGAAAAACTCACAGGCTATAATTTTCTCTCGAATATCTCGCCCAATATTCAAGAAGTTATCGAAAGCAAAGTAGATAATTTATAA
- a CDS encoding tetratricopeptide repeat protein has protein sequence MDNNLAIVYLSILVGLLAFTVVSVFRQIFKTRKTESSLSRLRSKLNKEKGTTQEYYELASIYSEKKLYSQAIALFQKALKAAEEEKEENSAPIYNGLGYAHFAQEQYDLAIRQYKEAIKNQPDYVTALNNLGHAYERKKLTTQALQTYEEALKYQPNNATAKRRAESLRRLVSA, from the coding sequence ATGGATAACAATCTAGCGATCGTTTATCTCTCAATTTTGGTAGGTCTACTCGCATTTACGGTGGTGAGTGTTTTTCGCCAAATTTTTAAAACTCGCAAAACTGAAAGCTCACTCTCGCGCTTGCGAAGCAAATTGAATAAAGAAAAAGGCACGACTCAAGAGTATTATGAGTTAGCCAGTATTTATTCAGAAAAAAAATTATATTCTCAAGCGATCGCTTTATTTCAAAAAGCTCTCAAAGCCGCTGAAGAAGAAAAAGAAGAAAATAGCGCCCCCATTTATAACGGATTGGGCTATGCACACTTTGCCCAAGAGCAATATGATTTAGCAATTCGTCAGTATAAAGAAGCTATCAAAAATCAACCAGATTATGTAACAGCGCTGAATAACCTTGGTCATGCTTACGAGCGGAAAAAATTAACTACTCAAGCGCTACAAACATACGAAGAAGCATTGAAATATCAGCCAAATAATGCTACAGCTAAACGCCGCGCTGAATCTCTCCGACGCCTAGTTTCTGCATAG
- a CDS encoding WecB/TagA/CpsF family glycosyltransferase, which produces MNRQAILEHNPELPKKAGTGKSIKVTDRVQILNTGFDPLTLTQTVDWVIDLIKSGQRGYICTVNVAILMMMRSHPQLQNFVSKAALIVADGQPLIWTSKFLPSSLPERVTGIDLIDAIAQRAEQEGLGIYIMGATAQVISAAVAKMQSKYPQLKICGFDDGYFKENQAPQRAQAIAQSGAQILFVGMGVPRQETFLEKNWEKLGVNLAIGVGGSFDVYSGLRKRAPLWVQETGLEWLYRLIQEPQRLWKRYLLTNSQFMLELAKFMLTRNRQVTAPVDSRDRN; this is translated from the coding sequence ATGAACAGACAAGCAATTTTAGAGCACAATCCTGAACTACCAAAAAAAGCTGGTACAGGAAAAAGTATCAAGGTTACAGATAGAGTACAGATTTTAAACACAGGTTTTGACCCCCTCACCTTGACTCAAACTGTGGACTGGGTGATTGATTTAATTAAATCCGGTCAAAGAGGATATATCTGCACGGTGAATGTCGCCATCTTAATGATGATGCGTTCTCACCCACAGTTACAAAATTTTGTTAGTAAAGCAGCATTAATTGTCGCCGACGGTCAACCGCTAATTTGGACTTCTAAGTTTCTCCCCTCGTCTTTACCAGAGAGAGTTACAGGAATTGATTTGATAGATGCGATCGCCCAAAGAGCCGAACAAGAGGGATTGGGTATCTATATTATGGGGGCTACTGCTCAAGTAATTAGCGCTGCAGTCGCCAAAATGCAGTCTAAGTATCCCCAACTGAAGATTTGTGGCTTCGACGACGGCTATTTTAAAGAAAATCAAGCTCCTCAAAGAGCACAAGCGATCGCTCAAAGTGGTGCTCAAATTCTCTTTGTTGGGATGGGAGTTCCAAGACAAGAAACTTTTTTAGAGAAAAATTGGGAAAAATTGGGCGTCAACTTGGCTATTGGCGTCGGTGGTAGCTTTGATGTTTACTCTGGATTGCGGAAACGCGCTCCCCTGTGGGTACAGGAAACCGGGTTAGAATGGCTCTATCGCTTAATTCAGGAACCACAAAGACTGTGGAAACGTTATTTGTTGACCAATTCCCAGTTTATGTTGGAGCTAGCAAAGTTCATGCTGACTCGCAATCGTCAGGTAACAGCACCAGTGGATTCAAGAGATAGAAACTAG